From a single Arachis hypogaea cultivar Tifrunner chromosome 3, arahy.Tifrunner.gnm2.J5K5, whole genome shotgun sequence genomic region:
- the LOC112791645 gene encoding transcription factor MYB20, with translation MGRQPCCDKVGLKKGPWTAEEDKKLINFILTNGQCCWRAVPKLAGLLRCGKSCRLRWTNYLRPDLKRGLLSEYEEKMVIDLHAQLGNRWSKIASHLPGRTDNEIKNHWNTHIKKKLKKLGIDPVTHKPLSNNTTDQNQIKPEQPPLQEQEQDHHESSIIVEPEIKEAEKPEAEDQFMTPLFESMDTIMMNGFCTDEVPILEPDEILAPCAGDASTSSTATTTSSSSSSSSSDSYSNNPSSKFLEDLLLSDSEWSNDNNNNYYSSMALWDDDDFISSLDMLLNDDYYDSDRKQQQQPFDASLNQYPRMIMDSSESWAYGLF, from the exons ATGGGAAGGCAACCATGCTGTGATAAAGTTGGGTTGAAGAAGGGGCCATGGACTGCAGAGGAGGACAAGAAGCTGATCAACTTCATCCTCACCAATGGCCAATGTTGCTGGAGAGCTGTCCCTAAACTTGCAG GCTTGTTAAGGTGTGGTAAAAGTTGTAGGCTTCGGTGGACAAATTACCTCAGGCCAGACTTGAAAAGAGGCCTTCTATCAGAATATGAGGAGAAAATGGTCATTGACCTCCATGCTCAATTAGGCAACAG GTGGTCTAAGATTGCTTCACATCTGCCTGGAAGAACTGATAATGAGATCAAGAATCATTGGAACACCCACATCAAGAAAAAGCTCAAGAAATTGGGAATTGATCCTGTCACACACAAGCCACTCTCTAATAACACCACTGACCAAAATCAAATCAAACCAGAACAACCACCACTTCAAGAGCAAGAACAAGATCATCATGAGTCTTCCATAATTGTTGAACCTGAAATTAAGGAGGCAGAGAAGCCTGAGGCAGAGGATCAATTCATGACCCCACTGTTTGAATCAATGGACACAATAATGATGAATGGTTTCTGTACAGATGAAGTTCCAATTTTAGAACCTGATGAGATCCTTGCTCCATGTGCTGGTGATGCTTCTACTTCATCAACAGCAACAAccacttcttcatcatcatcatcatcttcttctgaTTCTTATTCAAATAATCCATCATCCAAGTTCCTTGAAGACCTTCTTCTCTCAGATTCTGAGTGGTCcaatgacaataacaacaactACTATAGCAGCATGGCCTTATgggatgatgatgacttcattaGCAGTTTGGATATGCTTCTTAATGATGATTATTATGACAGTGACAGAAAACAGCAGCAGCAACCTTTTGATGCTTCACTGAATCAGTACCCAAGAATGATCATGGATTCATCAGAATCTTGGGCTTATGGCTTGTTTTGA